A section of the Papio anubis isolate 15944 chromosome 16, Panubis1.0, whole genome shotgun sequence genome encodes:
- the GUCD1 gene encoding LOW QUALITY PROTEIN: protein GUCD1 (The sequence of the model RefSeq protein was modified relative to this genomic sequence to represent the inferred CDS: deleted 1 base in 1 codon): MTGPGDRRNNDPWGRQRAREGACTSKHPTPRTGWTARRRLGAWALRPGAAGGWAKGQDFPSQFNFLIPAPPGDFVQLPVPVIQQLYHWDCGLACSRMVLRYLGQLDDSEFERALQELQLTRSIWTIDLAYLMHHFGVRHRFCTQTLGVDKGYKNQSFYRKHFDTEETRVNQLFAQAKACKVLVEKCTVSVQDIQAHLAQGHVAIVLVNSGVLHCDLCSSPVKYCCFAPSGHRCFCRTPDYQGHFIVLRGYNRATGCIFYNNPAYADPGMCSTSISNFEEARTSYGTDEDILFVYLDS, from the exons ATGACTGGGCCCGGGGACCGCCGC AACAACGACCCTTGGGGCCGGCAAAGAGCCAGAGAGGGTGCTTGCACTTCCAAGCACCCCACACCAAGGACAGGCTGGACGGCAAGGCGGAGACTCGGGGCCTGGGCCCTCAGACCGGGGGCAGCAGGAGGTTGGGCCAAGGGCCAGGACTTCCCCtcacaatttaattttttgatcCCAGCACCGCCAG GGGACTTTGTGCAGCTGCCTGTGCCAGTCATCCAGCAGCTCTACCACTGGGACTGTGGCCTGGCCTGCTCCAGGATGGTGCTGCG GTACCTGGGCCAGCTGGACGACAGTGAGTTTGAGAGAGCCCTGCAGGAGTTGCAGCTGACCAGGAGCATCTGGACCATCGACCTGGCCTACCTGATGCACCACTTTGGTGTGAGGCACCGCTTCTGTACCCAGACCCTGGGCGTCGACAAGGGCTACAAGAACCAG TCTTTCTACAGGAAGCACTTTGACACAGAGGAAACCCGGGTGAATCAGCTGTTTGCACAAGCCAAGGCCTGCAAGGTGCTGGTGGAGAAATG CACAGTGAGTGTGCAGGACATCCAGGCGCACCTGGCTCAGGGCCATGTGGCCATCGTGCTGGTGAACTCTGGGGTGCTGCACTGTGACCTGTGTTCCAGCCCTGTCAAGTACTGCTGCTTCGCCCCCAGTGGCCACCGCTGCTTCTGCCGCACTCCTGACTACCAGGGCCACTTCATCGTCCTGCGCGGCTACAACCGGGCCACTGGCTGCATCTTTTACAACAACCCAGCCTACGCTGACC CAGGAATGTGTAGCACCAGCATCAGTAACTTTGAGGAGGCCAGAACCAGCTATGGCACAGATGAGGACATCCTCTTTGTCTACTTGGACAGCTGA